In the Profundibacter amoris genome, ACCCGCGATCTGATGAGCGATCTTCGCGCCGCCGATCCGTTTCGTCAGGGTGGCGGCAGGCCCTTTACAAAGGCCGACCGGTCGCGTTTCCTTTCATCGCTGGATACCGAATTGCAAAAAGCGATGAAAGAAGGTGCGGATGGGGCAGGTTAAGGCTGTAATCTACGATATCGGTCAGGTGCTGATCGAATGGAACCCTGAACGGTTTTACGATGCTGCCATCGGAGTGTACCGTCGCAAGGCGCTGTTTGCGGCGGTTGATCTATACGGAGTGAACGATCAGGTGGACCGCGGCGCGTCGTTTCGCGATTCCTTTTATGCGCTGGCCGACAGGCACCCCGAATACGGCGATGAAATCCGCATGTGGCATGACCGCTGGCTGGATATGGCCAGCCCCGAAATCCCGTGGTCCGTGCGCCTGTTGCGCACCATTCGGGCTAAGGGGGTGCCGGTGTTTGCCCTGTCGAATTTTGGCATTGAACCGTTTGAAACCGCAATGCTGCACTATCCGTTTTTCAACGAATTCGATCAGAAATATGTGTCGGGCTATCTGCGGATGATGAAACCCGATAACGACATTTATGCCGCATTAGAGGCGGGTTGCGGCCTACCCCCCGAAACCCTGCTGTTCACCGATGACCGGCCCGAAAACATCCAAACCGCCGCAAAACGTGGATGGGGCGCGCATCTGTTTGAAGGGCCGGAAGGCTGGGCGCGGGCACTGGTTGATCACGGGGTGTTATCAGAGCAGGAGGCCGGATTATGACGTTTGAGATCATCGGATTTGACGAAGGCCAAGCGTCGCTGGACTGGAACGATCTGGGCGCGGCTTTGACCAGGGCGCACAGACTGCCAAAGGCCGAAATCGCCGACACGCTGCTTTATCGGGGAAAGGATACGCTGCTTTCACGGGCCGCGTGGATCGTCGGGCTGGGGCTGGCAACCAAGGCGGCGACGATCTTTCCCGACAATCCGGCGCAGGGCAAGCCCGTGGTCAACGGCGCTGTGAACCTGTTTTCGGACGATACCGGCGAGTTGGAAGCCCTGATAGATTTCCATCTGGTGACCAAATGGAAAACGGCAGGCGACAGTCTGCTTGCAGCCAGACATCTGGCCCGCCCCGACAGCCGCAATATCCTGATTGTCGGTGCTGGCACTGTGGGCCGGTCCCTGCGCGAAGCCTATGGGGCTGGCTTTCCAGATGCCAGCTTCACCGTCTGGAACCGCACACCAGAAGGGGCGCGAAAAATGGCCTCGGAATACCCCGACACCCGCGCTGTGGATGATCTGGAAGCAGCGGTCAGGGCGGCGGATATTGTCACCTCGGCCACGATGGCCACCGAACCGCTGATTATGGGCGACTGGTTGCAGGTGGGCCAGCACATCGACCTGATCGGCGCCTATCGCCCCGACATGCGCGAGGCCGATGATACCGCCATCGAGCGGGCGCGGCTGTTTGTGGACAGTCGCGATACAACAATAGACCATATCGGCGAGTTGATGATGCCGATTGCCAGCGGGGCTTTGACGCACAGTGATGTGATCGCCGATTTCTATGACTTGGCAACAGGTGCATTTACACGCAATGATGATAACGAGATTACATTGTTCAAGAACGGCGGCGGGGCACATCTGGATTTGATGGTCAGCCGCTATATTCTGGATGCTTGGAGGGGCCGGTGATTACAGATAAACAGATTGCCGATTTTCAGCGTGACGGTGTGGTCAAGTTAAACGGAGTGTTTGCCGATTGGGTCGAAGTGATGGCTGCCGGTGTGGCGCGCAATCTGGCCAAACCCGGCGAATATGCGTCCGAGAATGACGTTAAACAGGGGCGGTTTTTTGACGATTACTGCAACTGGAGCCGCATCCCCGAATTTGAACGCATTGTGCGCGAAAGTCCGGCCGCCGAACTGGCCGCCAAGATCATGCAATCGTACAGCGCGCAATTCTTCCACGATCATGTTCTGGTCAAGGAAAGTGGCACGCCCACACCAACACCGTGGCATCAGGACGGCCCCTATTATTTCGTCGAGGGCGAACAGACCGTCAGCATGTGGATACCGCTTGACCCGGTGGATAAGGCCAGCCTGCGTTTCATCGCGGGATCGCACAAATGGGACCGCATGGTGCGCCCTGTCAGCTGGGCCGATGACAGCGATTTTTACGAGGGTGATCACGACTGGATTCCGGTGCCCGACCCCGATGCAGACCCCGACGGAATGACGGTTCTTGAATGGCCGATGCAACCGGGTGATGCGGTGTTGTTTGACTATCGCACGGTGCATGGCGCGCGCGGCAATATGTCGGGTAGCACCCGCCGCGCGCTATCGCTGCGCTGGGTCGGGGATGATGCGCGTTATGTGGAACGGCAGGGGCGCACATCTCCGCCCTTTCCCGGGCACGGGATGGTCACGGGGCAGCGCCTGCGCCAAGACTGGTTTCCGGTAATTTG is a window encoding:
- a CDS encoding HAD family hydrolase, which gives rise to MGQVKAVIYDIGQVLIEWNPERFYDAAIGVYRRKALFAAVDLYGVNDQVDRGASFRDSFYALADRHPEYGDEIRMWHDRWLDMASPEIPWSVRLLRTIRAKGVPVFALSNFGIEPFETAMLHYPFFNEFDQKYVSGYLRMMKPDNDIYAALEAGCGLPPETLLFTDDRPENIQTAAKRGWGAHLFEGPEGWARALVDHGVLSEQEAGL
- a CDS encoding ornithine cyclodeaminase family protein, giving the protein MTFEIIGFDEGQASLDWNDLGAALTRAHRLPKAEIADTLLYRGKDTLLSRAAWIVGLGLATKAATIFPDNPAQGKPVVNGAVNLFSDDTGELEALIDFHLVTKWKTAGDSLLAARHLARPDSRNILIVGAGTVGRSLREAYGAGFPDASFTVWNRTPEGARKMASEYPDTRAVDDLEAAVRAADIVTSATMATEPLIMGDWLQVGQHIDLIGAYRPDMREADDTAIERARLFVDSRDTTIDHIGELMMPIASGALTHSDVIADFYDLATGAFTRNDDNEITLFKNGGGAHLDLMVSRYILDAWRGR
- a CDS encoding phytanoyl-CoA dioxygenase family protein, with amino-acid sequence MITDKQIADFQRDGVVKLNGVFADWVEVMAAGVARNLAKPGEYASENDVKQGRFFDDYCNWSRIPEFERIVRESPAAELAAKIMQSYSAQFFHDHVLVKESGTPTPTPWHQDGPYYFVEGEQTVSMWIPLDPVDKASLRFIAGSHKWDRMVRPVSWADDSDFYEGDHDWIPVPDPDADPDGMTVLEWPMQPGDAVLFDYRTVHGARGNMSGSTRRALSLRWVGDDARYVERQGRTSPPFPGHGMVTGQRLRQDWFPVIWGQS